A genomic stretch from Rubripirellula reticaptiva includes:
- a CDS encoding sulfatase-like hydrolase/transferase has translation MRVRSAFAVFAATATLASFLVSSTANAAEGDAKRPNILFVLVDDQSPYDLSCYNPATELQTPTLDRLAAEGMVIDSARQMGAWVGAVCTSSRHMIMSGRTLWHIPDRGNKTTNNPNAANPNLVPPDLVDYTMASVFNRAGYDTMRTCKQGNSYDAANKQFTVVHDATKRGGTDQSGSHWHGQQVMDYLNDREAKSDEDPFLIYFGFSHPHDTRDGKPELLAKYGATNHKDINSLPAANPKQPALPVGYLPEHPFHHGQPGLRDEEKVSGVWTNRDERTIRNEMGREFACSENIDIQLDRVLQKLDSMNELDNTYVIYTSDHGMAIGRHGLQGKQNLYEHTWRVPFIVKGPGIKPGSRAPGDIYLLDVLATMCDLAGIEAPKTNEGISFKPVLEGKTDSVRDIMYGCYCGGTKPGMRCVKKGDWKLIQYDVLDGSVQEQQLFNLADNPSEFLAQHHDADLVKLTGHAPTADQTNLAGDARYADKLAEMEALMLAEMRRLDDPHRLWNQPDDGLAKQAPKAKRKQKASAN, from the coding sequence ATGAGAGTTCGATCTGCCTTTGCCGTTTTTGCGGCGACTGCAACGCTGGCATCGTTTCTGGTGTCCTCGACCGCAAACGCAGCCGAGGGTGACGCCAAGCGACCCAACATTTTGTTTGTGTTGGTCGACGATCAGTCGCCTTATGACTTGTCGTGTTACAACCCGGCAACCGAGCTGCAGACACCGACTCTTGATCGATTGGCAGCGGAAGGGATGGTGATCGATTCGGCTCGTCAGATGGGCGCTTGGGTCGGAGCCGTTTGTACGTCGTCGCGTCACATGATCATGTCAGGCCGAACGTTGTGGCATATCCCCGACCGCGGCAACAAGACGACGAACAACCCGAACGCGGCGAACCCGAACCTAGTGCCGCCTGATTTGGTGGACTACACGATGGCTTCGGTCTTCAATCGGGCTGGCTACGACACAATGCGAACGTGTAAGCAAGGAAATTCGTACGATGCGGCCAACAAGCAATTCACTGTCGTTCATGACGCCACGAAACGCGGTGGAACCGACCAGTCCGGCAGCCATTGGCATGGCCAGCAAGTGATGGACTACTTGAATGATCGAGAAGCGAAAAGCGATGAAGATCCGTTTTTGATTTACTTTGGTTTTTCGCATCCCCACGACACGCGTGATGGCAAACCCGAACTGTTGGCAAAGTATGGTGCGACCAATCACAAGGATATAAACAGTTTGCCGGCGGCTAATCCAAAGCAGCCAGCATTGCCGGTCGGCTATTTGCCCGAGCATCCCTTTCATCATGGACAACCAGGGCTGCGCGATGAGGAAAAAGTCAGCGGAGTGTGGACGAATCGTGACGAGCGAACGATTCGAAATGAAATGGGTCGCGAGTTTGCGTGTAGCGAAAATATTGACATTCAATTGGATCGTGTCCTGCAGAAACTGGATTCCATGAATGAACTCGATAACACCTATGTGATCTACACGTCGGACCACGGTATGGCGATCGGGCGACACGGTTTGCAAGGCAAACAAAACCTGTACGAGCACACGTGGCGAGTTCCGTTCATCGTCAAAGGTCCTGGTATCAAACCTGGATCGCGAGCTCCCGGCGATATCTACCTGCTGGATGTCTTGGCAACGATGTGTGACTTAGCGGGCATCGAAGCACCAAAGACGAACGAAGGAATCAGTTTCAAGCCCGTCTTGGAAGGCAAAACGGATTCGGTTCGCGATATCATGTATGGTTGTTATTGCGGCGGTACCAAACCAGGCATGCGCTGTGTCAAGAAAGGCGATTGGAAACTGATTCAGTACGACGTGCTCGATGGTTCCGTGCAAGAGCAGCAGTTGTTCAATCTGGCCGATAACCCAAGCGAGTTTCTTGCTCAGCATCACGATGCTGACCTGGTGAAATTGACCGGCCATGCCCCGACGGCGGATCAAACCAATCTGGCTGGTGATGCACGCTATGCCGACAAGCTCGCTGAAATGGAAGCATTGATGCTAGCCGAGATGCGCCGGCTTGATGATCCACACCGACTTTGGAATCAACCGGACGATGGTCTGGCGAAGCAGGCTCCCAAAGCAAAACGAAAGCAGAAAGCGTCTGCGAATTAG